The Methanofollis sp. genome includes the window TCGTCCTGAGGTCCTCGATCGTCGCCGAACCCGTGTAGCCCATCGCCGACTTGAGGCCGCCGACGAGCTGGTACACGACATCGGAGACATTCCCGACATAGGGGATCGCCCCTTCGACGCCCTCGGGGACGTACTTGGTCCTGCCTATCCCCTTCTTCTGGAAGTACCGGTCCGAGGACTCGCCGCCGCTCATGACGCCGAGCGACCCCATGCCGCGGTACTGCTTGTACTTCCGGCCCTGCATCGCGATCACGCGACCAGGTGCCTCGTCTGTCCCGGCAAGAAGACTGCCCATCATCACGCAGTTTGCGCCCGCGGCGATCGCCTTGGCGATGTCGCCCGAGTACCGGACCCCGCCGTCCGCGATGACCGGGATGCCGAGAGGCCCTGCCACGTCGGCGACGCTGCTGATCGCCGAAACCTGCGGGACGCCGACGCCGGCCACGATCCTGGTCGTGCAGATCGAGCCCGGCCCGATCCCGACCTTCAGGCCGTCGACGGTGTCGGAGAGTTCGGAGGCCGCCGCCGCAGTGGCGATGTTCCCCGCGACGATGTCGGCCTTCGCGCTCGCCTTGATCTCGCGCACAGCCTTCACCACATGGAGGTTGTGGCCGTGGGCGCAGTCCACCACGATCGCGTCCACCCCGGCCTCGTCGAGCATCATCGCCCTCTCGAAGTCGAAGGGGCCGACAGCCGCGGCGACCCTGAGGCTCCCGTCCGCGTCCCTGTTTGCCAGGGGATAGGCGCGCTTCTCCAGGATGTCCTGCATCGTGATGATGCCGAGCAGCCTCCCGTCGCCGTTTGTGACCGGCAGGCGCTCGACCTTGCTCGAGTACATCGTCTCCAGCGCCGTTTCGGCGGTGACGTCTTCGCGGGCCGTGATCGGCGCCGTCGTCATGATCGAGCGGACCGCCTCTTTGCCCCGGCGGTGGACGATCGCCCTGATGTCGCGGCGCGAGATGATCCCGACAAGGTGGTTCTTCTCGATGACCGGCACCCCGCCGATGCCGTGCTTGTTCATCAGTTCCTCCACCTCGGAGAGAGTGGCGTCAGGCCCGACAGAGAGCACCTCGCGCTCGATCAGGTCTTCCGCACGCTTCACCCGCCTGACCATCTCCACTTCCCGGTCAGGCTTCATATTCCTGTGGATCACGCCGATGCCGCCGAGGCGGGCAAGGGCGATGGCCATCTCGGACTCGGTCACCGTGTCCATCGCGGACGAGACGATCGGGATATTCAGGGGAATGTTCTTCGAGAAGATTGCGTGGACATCGGCCTCGCTCGGTTCGACAGAGGACGCCGCCGGGACAAGGAGGACGTCGTCGAAGGTGAGGGCCGTGGGCACGTTCAGTTTTTCACCATACATCATGCTCACCTGATCATGGCAAGTGCCTTTTCCACCAGTTCGGGGCGGATGGCATTGGTCCGGTCACCGCCGCAGACCATGCCGCGCACCCCGATGATCTCGGGGTCGATGGTCTTGAGGGTGGTGAGGTCTTCAAATTTCAGCGAACCTGCAAGGGCCGTCGCCACCCCGAGGCTGCGGTTCTGTTCGGTAAAGGTGGCAAGGGTGTCCGCGTCCATGAACGAGAAGGTGCTCTTTCCGTCTTTTCTGCCGGTGTCGATCATGGCGACGTCGGCGCCTGCTTCGGCTGCCGCTTCGGCGGCGACGAAGGGAGAGATCGTGCCGAGCCTCTCGTAATCGGAATACGCGGCGATAACGACGGTTTTCTCCGGGAATTCGTCCTTAACCGCTTTCACAACGGCCTTGCTCAGTTCGTAGGCTTTATCCCTGCCGTCGAACATGAGCCCGACCTTGATATAGTCAGCACCAGCGCACGCCGCCCCGTATGCTGCAAGGGCTGCGCATCCAGGTTTGTAATCAAAATCGCCTATGGCAGCACTGACCGGTTTTTCCGCCATCTCCTTGATCCCACGGATCACCCAGGGGAAGTTGGCGCCGAGCGATCCTTCTGACGGTTTTTTCACGTCGATGATGTCGGCTGCGAGTGCGGATTGGGCCTCCTCAATACTGCTAGGGCTGACCAATAATCGCATAGGAATTAATGATCTTTAATCCTAATAGTGATTGCGTTGAAGTCATGGAATGTATTCTTGCAATGGACCTGAAGAGCGGTTCTGTCGTCCATGGGGCGAAGGGGGAGCGGGAGACCTATGCCCCTCTCACATGGGGTCTGGCGCGCTCGGCCGAGCCTGTCGCCTACTGCGAGGACCTCGCGCCGAAGTGCCTCTATATCGCTGACCTCGACCGTATCGAGGGCGTCGGCGACCACGAAAATGTGATCAGGCGTCTTGCCGGCATGGTGGACAGGTGTTATGTCGACAGGGGGTGCCGCGGCCCGGCCGACCTGATGGACGGGGTCGTCAATGTCGTCGGGACCGAGACCGCAGGCGAAGACCTCGCACGCTATCCGGGCTCTTTCCTCTCTGTCGACGTGAAGGG containing:
- the guaB gene encoding IMP dehydrogenase, with product MYGEKLNVPTALTFDDVLLVPAASSVEPSEADVHAIFSKNIPLNIPIVSSAMDTVTESEMAIALARLGGIGVIHRNMKPDREVEMVRRVKRAEDLIEREVLSVGPDATLSEVEELMNKHGIGGVPVIEKNHLVGIISRRDIRAIVHRRGKEAVRSIMTTAPITAREDVTAETALETMYSSKVERLPVTNGDGRLLGIITMQDILEKRAYPLANRDADGSLRVAAAVGPFDFERAMMLDEAGVDAIVVDCAHGHNLHVVKAVREIKASAKADIVAGNIATAAAASELSDTVDGLKVGIGPGSICTTRIVAGVGVPQVSAISSVADVAGPLGIPVIADGGVRYSGDIAKAIAAGANCVMMGSLLAGTDEAPGRVIAMQGRKYKQYRGMGSLGVMSGGESSDRYFQKKGIGRTKYVPEGVEGAIPYVGNVSDVVYQLVGGLKSAMGYTGSATIEDLRTKGMFVRITAAGMGESHPHNILITDEAPNYRLMS
- a CDS encoding (5-formylfuran-3-yl)methyl phosphate synthase, producing MRLLVSPSSIEEAQSALAADIIDVKKPSEGSLGANFPWVIRGIKEMAEKPVSAAIGDFDYKPGCAALAAYGAACAGADYIKVGLMFDGRDKAYELSKAVVKAVKDEFPEKTVVIAAYSDYERLGTISPFVAAEAAAEAGADVAMIDTGRKDGKSTFSFMDADTLATFTEQNRSLGVATALAGSLKFEDLTTLKTIDPEIIGVRGMVCGGDRTNAIRPELVEKALAMIR
- a CDS encoding HisA/HisF-related TIM barrel protein; the protein is MECILAMDLKSGSVVHGAKGERETYAPLTWGLARSAEPVAYCEDLAPKCLYIADLDRIEGVGDHENVIRRLAGMVDRCYVDRGCRGPADLMDGVVNVVGTETAGEDLARYPGSFLSVDVKGGLVIPSGEAPVAVLKRAADLPFAGCILLNIGGVGTGCGLPADLEEIRAAYPGRLLWGGGVAGVRDLDVLEGAGFDGAIVATGVHRGTIPRAWVEEGRKCS